The Fibrobacter sp. UWR4 genome includes a window with the following:
- a CDS encoding MBL fold metallo-hydrolase, with protein MVTAIILSIFFLLGDAGVLFLSQKCFGRIPQGERLARIKKSPNYNGKEFVNIDSAAVMVYKKSKLQVWKEFLFDNSGVQIAPAKGDSMTVIRTDLKALPEDKDWLVWFGHSSYLMNLAGKKILVDPVLYAGSPVSFVNKMFKGTDVYKPKDFPFIDYLVISHDHWDHLDYQAVTELEPNVGKVIVPLGVGEHFEYWGYPKEKLVEEDWWTHVVLDQTKDAAGNEKSFEVTFTPARHFSGRDLHQNKTLWASYYFKTPKRNIWISGDSGYGTHFAKVGEKFKDIDLAILENGQYNTDWAYVHTLPKYLGQEMKELNANRYMTVHHSRFALSKHDYREPLENAKKAGEESQKPVLMPQMGEVLYLE; from the coding sequence ATGGTTACTGCGATTATCTTGTCGATTTTTTTTCTGTTGGGTGACGCCGGTGTCTTGTTCCTTAGTCAAAAGTGCTTTGGTCGAATTCCCCAGGGCGAACGTTTGGCCCGTATCAAAAAGTCTCCTAACTATAATGGCAAGGAGTTCGTGAACATCGATTCTGCTGCTGTTATGGTTTACAAGAAAAGCAAATTACAAGTCTGGAAAGAATTCCTCTTTGACAATTCCGGTGTCCAGATTGCACCGGCCAAGGGTGATTCCATGACAGTCATCCGTACGGATCTGAAGGCTCTGCCCGAAGACAAGGATTGGCTTGTGTGGTTTGGCCATTCCAGCTACCTGATGAACTTGGCCGGCAAGAAAATCCTAGTGGATCCGGTTCTTTACGCAGGCTCTCCCGTAAGTTTTGTCAACAAGATGTTCAAGGGAACAGACGTTTACAAGCCCAAGGATTTTCCCTTCATCGATTACCTGGTCATTAGTCACGACCATTGGGACCACCTGGACTACCAGGCTGTTACGGAGCTGGAACCGAACGTAGGTAAGGTCATCGTGCCTCTTGGCGTGGGCGAACATTTTGAATACTGGGGCTACCCTAAGGAAAAGCTGGTCGAGGAAGACTGGTGGACCCATGTGGTTCTGGACCAGACAAAGGATGCTGCCGGTAATGAAAAATCCTTTGAGGTTACCTTCACCCCAGCCCGCCATTTCTCTGGTCGCGACCTTCACCAGAACAAGACTTTGTGGGCGTCCTACTATTTCAAGACACCCAAGCGTAACATCTGGATTAGCGGTGATTCGGGCTACGGAACTCACTTTGCCAAGGTGGGCGAAAAATTCAAGGATATCGATTTGGCAATTTTGGAAAACGGCCAGTATAATACGGACTGGGCCTATGTGCATACGCTGCCCAAGTACCTTGGTCAGGAAATGAAGGAACTGAACGCTAATCGCTACATGACGGTTCATCATTCTCGATTCGCTCTCTCCAAGCATGATTATCGCGAGCCTCTGGAAAATGCAAAGAAGGCGGGTGAGGAATCCCAGAAGCCTGTGCTGATGCCGCAGATGGGCGAGGTGCTTTACCTGGAATAA
- the glmM gene encoding phosphoglucosamine mutase, translating to MSKLMRSISGIRGIVGDTLTPQVLQSHVRAFLEITQAKRIVIGRDSRPTGDAIVQYVAGICRLSGVDVVDVGLSTTPSVEILTTHFKADAGIIITASHNPLEWNALKFLNSKGLFLGPDDVKKLFELADANQFSYPDYRTMGKYELAPDADGIHIDGTLGIPFVDVEAIKAKKFKVAVDAVNGAGSYIVPRLLEQLGCEVVRVHCEPDGTFPRGAEPLPENLGDLREAVKANGCAVGFAVDPDADRCALVDGLGRSIGEEYTLAIATEEVLSQKKGSVCVNLSTSRMNEDVAAKYGCEFSRAKVGEINVSLQMIENGCVIGGEGNGGVILPALHYGRDSLVAAALVLSWMAHHDGGPEKFVAENPAYAMPKKKFELGDKKVADILPKVKEIFAGWKMDERDGLWLGSEKSWVHVRASNTEPVIRVIAEAPTAEEAEELCAKVEKLI from the coding sequence ATGTCTAAACTGATGCGTTCTATTTCGGGTATCCGCGGTATTGTGGGCGATACCCTTACCCCCCAGGTTTTACAGAGCCATGTTCGTGCTTTTCTGGAAATTACCCAGGCAAAGCGTATTGTAATTGGTCGTGACAGCCGCCCTACGGGAGATGCCATTGTGCAGTATGTGGCTGGCATTTGCCGTCTTTCCGGTGTTGACGTTGTGGATGTGGGCCTTTCCACCACTCCGTCTGTGGAAATTTTGACTACCCATTTCAAGGCAGACGCTGGCATTATTATTACGGCTAGCCACAATCCCCTGGAATGGAATGCCCTTAAGTTCTTGAACAGCAAGGGTCTGTTCCTGGGTCCCGATGATGTGAAGAAGCTTTTTGAATTGGCTGATGCCAACCAGTTCAGCTATCCCGACTACCGCACCATGGGTAAGTACGAATTGGCACCGGATGCCGATGGCATCCACATCGACGGCACTCTGGGCATTCCCTTCGTAGACGTGGAGGCTATCAAGGCCAAGAAGTTTAAGGTTGCTGTGGACGCCGTGAATGGTGCGGGCTCCTACATTGTTCCTCGCCTTTTGGAGCAGCTGGGTTGCGAAGTGGTTCGCGTTCACTGCGAACCCGATGGTACATTCCCCCGTGGAGCAGAACCTTTGCCGGAAAACCTGGGCGACCTCCGCGAAGCTGTAAAGGCAAATGGTTGCGCAGTTGGCTTTGCTGTGGATCCGGATGCAGACCGCTGCGCCCTGGTAGATGGCCTCGGCCGTAGCATCGGCGAAGAATATACTCTGGCCATTGCAACTGAAGAAGTTCTTTCCCAGAAGAAGGGCTCCGTCTGCGTGAATCTTTCCACCAGCCGCATGAATGAAGATGTGGCTGCCAAGTACGGTTGCGAATTCAGCCGCGCCAAGGTGGGCGAAATCAACGTAAGCCTCCAGATGATCGAAAACGGTTGCGTTATCGGTGGTGAAGGTAACGGCGGCGTGATTTTGCCGGCTCTCCACTACGGTCGCGACTCCTTGGTGGCAGCAGCCCTCGTTCTTAGCTGGATGGCTCATCACGATGGTGGCCCCGAAAAGTTCGTTGCCGAAAATCCTGCTTACGCAATGCCCAAGAAGAAGTTTGAACTTGGTGACAAGAAGGTAGCAGACATCCTCCCCAAGGTGAAGGAAATCTTTGCCGGTTGGAAGATGGATGAACGTGACGGCTTGTGGCTTGGTTCCGAAAAGTCCTGGGTCCATGTTCGCGCAAGCAACACCGAGCCCGTGATCCGCGTAATCGCAGAAGCCCCCACTGCTGAGGAAGCTGAGGAACTTTGCGCTAAGGTGGAAAAACTTATTTAG
- a CDS encoding GGDEF domain-containing protein, protein MDTVLDIRMALGSDLIGMALVVVMIVGNIWRLRLKSKESKLLIAMLLTSFSCCFFDVVAFAVDGISSDYAENIVYLTNTALFASNFLCAYSWFLFLKEHLKLDLSNSQQTILRITKVLLLVMLIFNIYCPFIFYVDEMNRYNRMFGYWIYVAFNYALIINSLILYYKNYRQDSSIRFFPIWLYIIPIVSATVIQSLFYGISLMAASFAVAIAGAFTSLQNERIFRDDLTGLFNRSFLDYVLTLYSQKGRKASGIMISLCNFEEVNEKFGHGVGDQALTKAAELIHDSVGGWGSVLRYSGDEFIVMMDSQYDDYISNCILKIQTNFDKFNREHTEAYTLTPAIGFKKHNSKADNVDKFLDGLVLSTKQEKMKIKEGLV, encoded by the coding sequence ATGGACACCGTCCTTGACATAAGAATGGCCCTAGGATCTGACCTGATCGGTATGGCCCTAGTGGTAGTCATGATCGTCGGCAATATCTGGCGACTGAGACTAAAAAGCAAGGAAAGTAAGCTGCTCATCGCGATGCTGCTTACTAGTTTTTCTTGCTGCTTTTTTGATGTCGTCGCCTTCGCCGTGGATGGCATATCCTCCGACTATGCGGAAAACATTGTCTACCTGACCAACACAGCCCTATTCGCATCCAACTTCCTTTGCGCCTATAGCTGGTTCCTTTTCCTGAAGGAACATCTGAAATTGGATCTTTCCAACAGTCAACAGACAATATTACGCATTACGAAAGTTCTCCTTCTCGTCATGCTGATTTTCAACATTTACTGTCCGTTCATTTTCTATGTGGATGAAATGAACCGATACAACCGAATGTTCGGCTATTGGATTTACGTCGCTTTCAATTATGCCCTTATTATCAATTCCCTAATTCTCTATTACAAGAACTACAGGCAGGACAGTTCCATCCGTTTCTTCCCTATCTGGCTGTACATTATCCCTATTGTCAGCGCAACGGTTATCCAGTCCCTCTTCTACGGAATTTCTCTGATGGCAGCAAGCTTTGCGGTAGCCATCGCAGGTGCATTCACCAGCTTGCAGAACGAACGCATTTTCAGGGACGACCTGACAGGTCTTTTCAACAGGTCCTTCCTGGACTATGTGCTGACACTTTACTCCCAGAAAGGTCGCAAGGCCAGCGGCATTATGATCAGCCTCTGTAACTTTGAGGAAGTCAACGAGAAATTCGGTCATGGAGTTGGCGATCAGGCCCTAACCAAGGCTGCGGAACTGATTCATGATTCCGTAGGTGGCTGGGGTTCCGTCCTTCGCTATTCCGGAGATGAATTCATCGTCATGATGGATTCTCAGTACGACGATTATATTTCCAACTGCATTCTCAAAATACAGACCAACTTCGACAAGTTCAACAGAGAACACACCGAAGCTTATACATTAACTCCTGCCATTGGATTCAAGAAGCACAATTCCAAGGCTGACAACGTGGACAAATTCCTTGATGGGCTGGTCCTTTCGACCAAGCAGGAAAAGATGAAGATTAAGGAAGGCCTAGTCTAG
- a CDS encoding lipopolysaccharide assembly protein LapB: MTRIVRVIPKVFSCVMLRNLSIGCLLMAFLTPAFAAQSAADLVDRANALYRDGRFKQAITLYRKAADRGADPIAVNFNIANSYYQMEKYPEAAANYRKAVDFSSGKFSPALFNMASVYFRLKQYPECVAAYHRALKLEPDNISGWLYLGDAYSKTGDKVGALRAIEKAYALEKNDISIVYQLSEANIAVEDFDRAVAVIREGYAANPEEVDFLVYLGDVYRLHKDYEQSAGAYREALAIRADDVATMYKLADVLVEDEKQFVAMDILNSIIQIKPDFTDAAIFLGNLAYDAKFLERAEFAYELAARNGNAEAIFGFKNMAYDAHAQKRDDEALRILRLAEKYYPDDATLKADILGMSEGY; this comes from the coding sequence ATGACTAGAATAGTCCGCGTTATCCCGAAAGTATTCTCTTGTGTCATGCTGAGGAATCTCAGCATCGGCTGCCTCCTGATGGCTTTTTTGACTCCTGCATTTGCGGCCCAGTCTGCGGCGGATCTGGTGGATCGTGCCAATGCTCTTTATCGTGATGGTCGATTCAAGCAGGCAATTACCTTGTACCGTAAGGCGGCTGATCGCGGGGCGGATCCCATTGCGGTTAATTTCAACATTGCGAACTCTTATTACCAGATGGAGAAATATCCCGAGGCTGCAGCCAATTACCGCAAGGCGGTGGATTTCTCCAGCGGTAAGTTCTCTCCGGCCCTTTTCAATATGGCTTCCGTCTACTTCAGGCTGAAGCAATATCCGGAATGCGTTGCCGCCTATCATCGTGCATTAAAGCTGGAACCGGATAATATTAGCGGGTGGCTGTACCTGGGCGATGCCTATAGCAAGACCGGCGATAAGGTGGGCGCCCTTCGTGCTATTGAAAAAGCCTACGCTCTAGAAAAGAATGACATCAGTATTGTCTACCAGCTGTCCGAAGCCAATATTGCCGTAGAGGATTTTGACCGTGCGGTTGCTGTCATTCGTGAAGGATACGCCGCCAATCCGGAAGAAGTGGACTTTCTGGTATATCTTGGGGATGTATACCGTCTCCATAAGGATTATGAACAGAGTGCTGGCGCCTATCGTGAGGCTCTTGCCATTAGGGCGGATGATGTGGCTACCATGTACAAGCTGGCGGATGTTCTGGTGGAAGACGAAAAGCAGTTTGTTGCCATGGATATCCTCAATAGCATTATCCAGATCAAGCCTGATTTTACGGATGCGGCCATCTTCTTAGGGAACCTGGCATATGATGCCAAGTTCCTGGAACGTGCGGAATTTGCCTACGAACTGGCTGCAAGGAATGGCAATGCGGAAGCTATTTTCGGATTCAAGAATATGGCATACGACGCTCACGCCCAGAAACGTGATGACGAAGCTCTCCGTATTTTAAGACTTGCTGAAAAGTACTATCCCGATGACGCCACCCTGAAGGCGGATATCTTGGGAATGTCCGAAGGATACTAG
- a CDS encoding energy transducer TonB, whose translation MKILKRFTVLTAAVLSSLLLVFSVTVANLFINGKMFQEKKFVKTEVAVKKPEEVQKKKEVKKPSRKPNRQKSNSRSPKAGPRMAMNLGTASAGGGAAISENLVADFRGGAMSNESGDVDKKPTSRSMPNFQVPPQIRDREIDAILRLSFCVDVTGRAYDIRVVEESPAGTGLAQAGKDALGRMSFEPAEKDGKSVPFCGMEQPFEVKFHD comes from the coding sequence TTGAAAATCCTCAAAAGGTTCACGGTTCTTACCGCGGCGGTCCTTAGTAGTCTTCTGCTGGTATTTTCCGTAACGGTGGCAAACTTGTTCATCAACGGCAAGATGTTCCAGGAAAAGAAATTTGTCAAGACGGAAGTGGCCGTAAAGAAACCTGAGGAAGTTCAGAAGAAGAAGGAAGTGAAGAAGCCTTCCCGCAAGCCTAACCGTCAGAAGTCCAATTCCAGAAGTCCCAAGGCGGGACCCCGTATGGCCATGAACTTGGGAACCGCAAGTGCGGGCGGTGGTGCTGCCATTAGCGAAAATCTGGTGGCCGATTTCCGCGGGGGCGCCATGTCCAACGAAAGCGGTGATGTGGATAAGAAACCCACCAGCCGTTCCATGCCCAATTTCCAGGTTCCGCCCCAGATTCGCGATCGTGAAATTGACGCCATTCTCCGTTTAAGTTTTTGCGTGGACGTGACGGGACGTGCCTACGATATCCGCGTGGTGGAAGAATCTCCCGCGGGAACAGGTCTTGCCCAGGCGGGTAAGGATGCCCTTGGTCGTATGAGTTTTGAACCTGCAGAAAAAGATGGCAAGTCGGTGCCTTTCTGCGGGATGGAGCAACCGTTTGAGGTGAAGTTCCATGACTAG
- a CDS encoding biopolymer transporter ExbD, producing MNFNLPQRKQKDMGIDMGPLMDIVFILLIFFVVTSSFTRETGVDVTKPEAQSASQLEKENILIAITREGTIHINERQVDLASLQDILKQSLAKTPDREAVVIADKGAETGVLVQVIDACNMSGVKKVSIAAQAD from the coding sequence ATGAACTTTAATCTCCCGCAGCGAAAGCAAAAAGATATGGGCATCGATATGGGCCCTTTGATGGACATTGTGTTCATCTTGCTGATTTTCTTTGTAGTGACCTCCAGCTTTACCCGAGAAACTGGTGTGGATGTGACGAAGCCCGAGGCCCAGAGCGCATCCCAGCTGGAAAAGGAAAATATCCTCATTGCCATTACCCGCGAAGGGACTATTCATATAAACGAACGCCAGGTGGACTTGGCCAGCCTTCAGGATATTCTGAAGCAGTCCTTGGCAAAGACACCTGACCGTGAAGCCGTCGTTATTGCGGATAAGGGGGCTGAAACAGGTGTGTTGGTGCAGGTCATTGACGCTTGTAATATGAGCGGAGTCAAGAAAGTTTCAATTGCTGCCCAGGCGGATTAA
- a CDS encoding MotA/TolQ/ExbB proton channel family protein, whose translation MNNNIYIFIEALQKTYGAGGIVMLPILLCGAIGFYYLYSAWFRIGRDYFRKDSHKVVERLREDLKNSLSGEARAARGRLKKRGGILARELHLALKVAIEKPSEYEDYMQVRVIKTLRYMQQGNHIVSVMAAAAPLLGLLGTVTGMVSTFEVITLYGNQNPVLMADGISEALISTQSGLLIAFPLTLLKQRLDERIDILSQQLQLGATVIENYLAARHGEV comes from the coding sequence ATGAACAACAACATATACATCTTTATAGAAGCCTTGCAGAAGACATACGGTGCCGGCGGCATCGTCATGCTTCCGATTCTATTGTGTGGAGCAATAGGCTTCTATTACCTGTATTCTGCCTGGTTCCGAATTGGACGTGATTATTTCCGCAAGGATTCCCACAAGGTGGTGGAGCGCCTGCGTGAAGACTTGAAGAACAGCTTGAGCGGGGAAGCCCGCGCTGCTCGAGGCCGCCTGAAAAAACGTGGCGGGATTCTTGCCCGCGAACTTCACCTTGCCTTGAAAGTAGCCATTGAAAAACCTTCGGAATATGAAGACTATATGCAGGTGCGCGTGATCAAGACCTTGCGCTATATGCAGCAGGGAAATCATATTGTTTCTGTGATGGCGGCGGCCGCTCCGCTTCTTGGCCTGCTGGGAACGGTGACCGGCATGGTGTCCACCTTCGAAGTGATCACTCTTTATGGAAACCAGAATCCGGTTCTCATGGCGGATGGTATTTCCGAAGCCCTGATTTCTACACAGAGCGGTTTGCTCATTGCGTTCCCTCTTACGCTTCTGAAACAACGCCTGGATGAACGAATTGATATTCTGTCCCAGCAGTTGCAGCTGGGCGCTACTGTTATCGAAAACTATTTGGCCGCCAGACACGGCGAGGTATAA